In Planococcus shixiaomingii, the DNA window AAATAGGAGGGGGAAGTGCAATGATTCTCGATCACCGGACGCTGTCGGACGATGTCGCAAAAATAATTAGAAAAATGATTTTGAATGGAGAACTGAACGCGGGAGAACGCATCAACCAAGCCCGGTTGGCGGAAAAACTCAAAATTTCCAGAGGGCCGGTGCGTGAAGCGTTAAAGCTTCTTCAAAATGAAGGATTGATCAAACACGAAACGAATAAAGGCACTTTTGTCGCTACGCTTTCCCAGCAAGATGCCTTTGAAATTTATACACTTCGGGCTTTGTTGGAAAGTGAGGCCGCTCAGTTAGCCGTCGATCATGTAACAGAAAAAGATTTTGCGAAGTTGGAGCATTTATTGGAAAAATTCCATCAAGCGATGGTGGAACAGGATTTAGAAAAGCAAGCGCAATGCGACATTCTATTTCACGGTACCATTGTCAGCGCATCCAAACATAGTCGTTTAATCAGCATTCATAAACACATGGACACTCAAGTGGGGGCCATGTATTTGACAATAGCCAATCAAGTGCCATTGCGTGTGGAACAAGTGGTTCATAATCATCGGGTTTTATTGGATGCGCTTCGGACAAGAGATCGCCAAATTATCCAAAAAACGTTTTCAAATCACTATACAGCAGCATTGAAAGATTTATCGAAAGTGGCTCAATCATAAGACAAAGGGGGTTTTGATGATGCTGTTAAATGTAAAGGACCTGTCCTTATCCCTCAAGAAAAACGGGAAATATGCGACCATCTTGGATCAAATTTCTTTCCATGTAGAGAAGGGGGAAACAGTGGGAATCGTTGGTGAGTCTGGATGCGGAAAAAGTATGACAGCGTTGTCTCTCATGCGTTTATTGCCGGAAAAGGCTCGCTTAAAAGGTGAAATTAATCTGCAGCAAGAGAATATCGTCAAGTATTCAAAGCGCAAGCTTGAAAAAATTCGGGGCAACCAAGTGTCGATGATTTTCCAGGATCCGTTAACTTCTCTTAACCCGCTTCAAACGGTGGGAACTCAAATTGAAGAATCGCTGATTTTGCACCGCAATATGACAAAAGAAGAACGAAGAGCACGGGTCTTGAATTTGCTGAATGCGGTGGGGCTGCCGCGGGCGGAAGAGCTAATTAACGAATACCCGCATCAGCTTTCGGGAGGTATGAGGCAGCGGGTCATGATTGCAATCGCGATGGCTTGTGAGCCGCTGCTGTTGATTTGTGATGAGCCGACGACGGCGTTGGATGTCACAATTCAAGCGCAAATTTTGGAACTTATGAGTGAAATTAAGCGGCAAACGCAAATGGGCATTATTATGATCACCCATGATATGGGCGTAGTAGCGGAAGTATGCGACCGGGTCATTGTCATGTACGCCGGTAAAATTGTTGAAGAAGGGCCGGTTGTAGAACTTTTTCAAAATCCGACGCATCCTTACACCATCGGTTTGCTGG includes these proteins:
- a CDS encoding GntR family transcriptional regulator; the encoded protein is MILDHRTLSDDVAKIIRKMILNGELNAGERINQARLAEKLKISRGPVREALKLLQNEGLIKHETNKGTFVATLSQQDAFEIYTLRALLESEAAQLAVDHVTEKDFAKLEHLLEKFHQAMVEQDLEKQAQCDILFHGTIVSASKHSRLISIHKHMDTQVGAMYLTIANQVPLRVEQVVHNHRVLLDALRTRDRQIIQKTFSNHYTAALKDLSKVAQS
- a CDS encoding ABC transporter ATP-binding protein, which gives rise to MLLNVKDLSLSLKKNGKYATILDQISFHVEKGETVGIVGESGCGKSMTALSLMRLLPEKARLKGEINLQQENIVKYSKRKLEKIRGNQVSMIFQDPLTSLNPLQTVGTQIEESLILHRNMTKEERRARVLNLLNAVGLPRAEELINEYPHQLSGGMRQRVMIAIAMACEPLLLICDEPTTALDVTIQAQILELMSEIKRQTQMGIIMITHDMGVVAEVCDRVIVMYAGKIVEEGPVVELFQNPTHPYTIGLLDSIPKLGQRKQKLGSIPGTVPAPGNMPAGCRFAERCSHTMDICRTTVPPLFDIKPNHHSACWLYDEKGGDQDGVVRSDELETALHN